A stretch of candidate division WOR-3 bacterium DNA encodes these proteins:
- the uvsE gene encoding UV DNA damage repair endonuclease UvsE: MKIGYPCINLSIGCTTNSTFRLKNYSEKNLIEKITNNLDCLQKILEFNVHHNLLFFRISSDIVPFASHSINKFKWQKYFENRFAEIGKYIKEHNFRISMHPDQFVLINSPDKGIVRNSVRELIYHCEILDLMGLDKTAKVQIHIGGIYDDKKKSIERFIRNYQQLPIMVKDRLVIENDERLYSLSDCLLISQETGIPVLFDYFHHFCLNNGESYLDALKLAIKTWHKKDGLLMTDYSTQKRGARIGTHTHHINLKDFENYIKTTLELDFDIMLEIKDKERSALKALKVINKWRTQ, translated from the coding sequence ATGAAAATTGGCTATCCGTGCATAAATCTATCCATTGGTTGTACGACAAATTCAACATTCAGATTAAAAAACTATTCAGAGAAAAATCTCATTGAGAAAATAACTAATAATCTTGATTGTCTCCAAAAAATTCTTGAATTTAATGTTCACCATAATCTTTTATTTTTTAGAATCAGTTCTGATATTGTTCCTTTTGCAAGCCACTCCATAAATAAATTCAAATGGCAAAAGTATTTTGAAAATCGTTTTGCAGAAATTGGGAAGTATATAAAAGAACACAACTTCAGAATCTCAATGCATCCAGACCAGTTTGTTTTAATTAATTCGCCAGACAAAGGAATTGTAAGAAATAGCGTTAGAGAACTAATTTATCATTGCGAAATACTTGATTTAATGGGACTGGACAAAACCGCCAAGGTGCAAATTCATATCGGTGGTATTTATGATGATAAGAAAAAATCAATTGAGCGATTTATAAGAAATTATCAGCAATTACCCATAATGGTTAAAGATAGACTGGTGATTGAAAATGATGAACGGCTATATTCACTTAGTGATTGTTTGCTCATCTCTCAAGAAACAGGTATTCCTGTTTTATTTGATTATTTCCATCACTTTTGTTTAAATAACGGTGAATCTTATTTGGATGCACTAAAATTGGCAATAAAGACCTGGCATAAAAAAGATGGGTTGTTGATGACGGATTATAGTACTCAGAAAAGAGGGGCAAGAATAGGAACCCATACGCATCATATAAATCTTAAGGATTTTGAAAATTACATAAAAACCACACTTGAACTTGATTTTGATATTATGCTGGAGATTAAAGATAAAGAAAGAAGTGCCTTAAAGGCATTAAAGGTCATAAATAAATGGAGGACACAATGA
- a CDS encoding flavin reductase family protein, whose translation MKIEVPRSKANRLINSGNVVLITSHYKDKSNIITVAWQTPVSIKPPALAISIGKERFSLELIRKSGEFIVNIPDWNLVEQMLYCGTHSGRDVDKFKETKLTPEKAEKLINTPKIKECIGSIECSVIDSIEIGDHIVFFGEVLYAEAEEDLFKDDVWDTAKVRLIYHCGGNYFMKSSERTKV comes from the coding sequence ATGAAAATAGAAGTACCACGCTCAAAGGCGAATAGGTTGATAAATTCTGGTAATGTCGTTCTTATAACATCGCATTACAAAGACAAATCAAACATCATCACGGTTGCATGGCAAACACCAGTCTCAATAAAACCTCCCGCATTAGCAATATCAATTGGCAAAGAACGGTTTTCTTTAGAACTGATTAGAAAATCCGGTGAGTTTATTGTTAATATTCCAGATTGGAACTTGGTTGAGCAGATGCTATATTGTGGTACACATTCGGGTAGAGATGTTGATAAATTCAAAGAGACCAAACTAACGCCGGAAAAGGCAGAAAAGTTAATTAATACACCAAAGATAAAAGAATGTATTGGTTCAATAGAATGTTCAGTAATTGATTCAATAGAAATTGGCGACCATATTGTATTTTTTGGCGAAGTTTTATACGCTGAGGCAGAAGAAGATTTATTCAAAGATGATGTCTGGGATACCGCAAAGGTGAGGTTGATTTATCATTGTGGTGGTAACTATTTTATGAAATCCTCAGAGCGGACAAAAGTCTAA
- a CDS encoding sialidase family protein — MKISKISIFCCIILSILNCEKKVTNWQQIKENAYVECHLPNEFNTPQMLNNNTMGWEDGLYVSRDGLHLYATYMPADFLSFVLNGDKVENLVKYDRGPHYDMDLKSNPVGTFLWYHSDIIFATRSSITEEFGAWTTSNMKRSIYSEGGFCSIFADSSTISICVFTSNDVYTANTNIKCIRNTTPNPSGIGGLLTPIDSFGTQFINTAYTEDNPHIELIDDTTLVLFFDSEDRPGGEGGHDIWYSVSTDNGVNWSTPLPVTTVNTSQKEHQPHLYFDGTDWWLYYSAEHTDGKLAIFRRKQKTYGNWDDWGTAELVISAGNTAGVGEPTLTSQGDLYFVVVYENPEGTKYDRFDADAWVATRK; from the coding sequence ATGAAAATATCTAAAATTAGCATTTTTTGTTGCATTATCCTAAGCATTTTAAATTGTGAAAAAAAGGTTACCAATTGGCAGCAAATAAAAGAAAATGCTTATGTGGAATGTCATCTGCCCAATGAATTTAATACACCCCAAATGTTGAATAATAATACCATGGGTTGGGAAGACGGATTGTATGTAAGCCGTGATGGATTGCATTTGTATGCGACTTATATGCCTGCCGATTTTTTATCATTTGTCTTAAACGGTGATAAAGTAGAAAACCTTGTTAAATATGACCGTGGTCCCCATTATGATATGGATTTAAAGAGTAATCCCGTCGGAACTTTTCTCTGGTATCATAGCGATATTATATTTGCGACGCGTAGTTCAATTACCGAAGAATTTGGAGCCTGGACTACTTCCAATATGAAACGGAGTATCTATAGCGAAGGCGGCTTCTGTTCAATTTTTGCTGATTCTTCAACTATTTCAATTTGTGTTTTTACCAGCAATGATGTTTATACAGCGAATACGAACATAAAGTGTATTAGAAATACCACTCCTAATCCTTCGGGAATAGGTGGTTTACTTACACCGATTGATAGTTTTGGGACACAATTCATAAATACGGCTTATACTGAGGATAATCCCCATATTGAGTTGATTGATGATACCACACTGGTTTTGTTCTTTGATAGTGAAGACCGACCGGGCGGCGAAGGCGGGCATGACATCTGGTATTCAGTCAGTACGGATAATGGAGTAAATTGGTCAACGCCACTCCCGGTAACTACTGTGAATACTTCTCAAAAAGAACATCAACCTCATTTATATTTTGATGGTACAGATTGGTGGCTATATTATTCAGCCGAACATACCGATGGCAAACTGGCAATATTTAGAAGAAAACAGAAAACTTACGGCAATTGGGACGACTGGGGAACGGCAGAATTGGTTATTTCTGCAGGAAATACCGCAGGGGTTGGTGAACCGACATTAACGTCTCAAGGTGACCTTTACTTCGTTGTCGTTTATGAAAATCCTGAAGGAACAAAATATGATCGTTTTGATGCCGACGCCTGGGTTGCAACAAGGAAATAA
- the accC gene encoding acetyl-CoA carboxylase biotin carboxylase subunit — translation MFKKILIANRGEIAIRVARACREMGIKTVGVYSTADRQSLHLQYCDETICIGEPAPLASYLNIPVIIESAKKTGTEAIHPGYGFLAENPAFARACEDNGIVFIGPSSKALALVGDKVASRITAKKINAPIIPGMEVSGADIDEYLKIAQQVGYPVIVKAALGGGGKGMHIAHNEKELKENLELSKREAKSAFGDESVYIEKYIEKPRHIEFQVLRDKYGNVVHLCERECSIQRRHQKIIEETPSPALTPELREKMGETAKRIIAAAEYVNAGTVEFLLDQNRNFYFLEVNARVQVEHPITEMVTGYDIVKRQIMIAAGEKLDIKQEDVKQRGHAIESRIYAEDPDNNFMPSPGKILFVQEPQGPGIRVDSGIYSGWVVPPHYDPILSKLIVWGETRGDSIARTIQALKNYIILGIKTNIPFLKRIVETEQFINGELHTHFIDDNLQSLLPRHEKIDIALIAAALNSLNKKQVHLNYAQKVVSESNPWLEIGRWEICQM, via the coding sequence ATGTTTAAGAAAATTCTAATTGCCAACCGCGGTGAGATTGCGATAAGGGTTGCCCGAGCCTGTAGAGAGATGGGTATAAAGACTGTAGGTGTATACTCTACTGCGGACAGGCAATCTCTCCATTTACAATATTGTGATGAAACAATCTGTATTGGTGAACCTGCTCCCCTTGCAAGTTATTTGAATATACCGGTTATTATTGAATCAGCAAAGAAAACTGGTACCGAGGCAATCCATCCAGGCTATGGATTTTTGGCAGAAAATCCAGCCTTTGCCAGGGCATGTGAAGATAATGGAATTGTGTTTATCGGACCATCTTCAAAGGCGCTTGCGCTTGTCGGTGATAAAGTAGCATCTCGAATCACCGCAAAGAAAATAAATGCACCGATCATTCCTGGAATGGAAGTCTCAGGTGCGGATATTGATGAATATCTAAAAATTGCCCAGCAGGTTGGTTATCCGGTGATTGTCAAAGCCGCTCTCGGAGGCGGTGGAAAGGGAATGCATATAGCCCATAACGAAAAGGAATTAAAAGAAAATCTTGAACTTAGTAAACGTGAAGCAAAGAGTGCATTCGGTGATGAGAGTGTATATATTGAGAAATATATTGAGAAGCCAAGGCATATTGAGTTCCAGGTTTTGCGTGATAAATATGGAAATGTTGTGCATTTATGTGAAAGGGAATGTTCAATTCAAAGAAGACATCAGAAAATCATTGAAGAAACTCCTTCGCCCGCATTGACACCAGAGTTAAGGGAAAAGATGGGGGAGACCGCAAAGAGAATAATAGCCGCTGCTGAATATGTTAATGCTGGAACCGTAGAATTTTTGCTTGATCAGAATAGAAATTTCTATTTCCTTGAAGTGAATGCCCGTGTTCAGGTTGAGCATCCAATAACCGAGATGGTTACAGGCTATGATATTGTAAAAAGACAGATAATGATTGCCGCTGGAGAAAAACTTGATATAAAACAGGAAGATGTAAAACAGCGCGGGCATGCAATTGAATCAAGAATCTATGCTGAAGACCCGGATAACAATTTTATGCCTTCGCCAGGCAAAATTCTATTTGTTCAGGAACCACAGGGGCCAGGAATAAGGGTGGACTCAGGAATTTATTCAGGTTGGGTCGTCCCACCCCATTATGACCCGATTCTTTCAAAACTCATTGTCTGGGGAGAAACGAGAGGCGATTCAATAGCTCGCACGATACAGGCACTAAAAAATTATATAATATTAGGAATTAAGACCAACATTCCATTTTTGAAAAGGATAGTTGAGACGGAGCAATTTATAAACGGTGAACTGCATACCCATTTTATTGATGATAATCTACAATCGCTTTTGCCAAGGCATGAAAAGATTGATATTGCGTTAATTGCTGCGGCATTGAATTCCTTGAACAAGAAACAGGTTCATCTTAATTACGCCCAAAAGGTTGTCTCAGAATCCAATCCCTGGCTTGAAATAGGAAGGTGGGAGATATGTCAAATGTAA
- a CDS encoding enoyl-CoA hydratase/isomerase family protein, whose product MTKFETLILKISNNVGNVILNRPDVHNAFNDKMIEELSMVFDEIEKSNEVRVVILSGEGKSFCAGADLNWMRRVKDYSYEENLKESLALADMLYKIYSCSKPTIAKVQGYAIGGGTGLVAVCDIAVAATDAKFSFSEVKLGLIPACISPYVVKKCGEGRCREFFLTGERMSAEKALNAGLVNIIVPPDCLDKAVEGLVNQLLSSGPEAIKKCKELLRTVPQMSVDEFKRYTAEVIAKMRISDEAQEGMSAFLEKRKPRWV is encoded by the coding sequence ATGACAAAATTTGAGACATTAATCTTGAAAATTTCCAATAATGTTGGTAATGTTATCCTAAATCGGCCTGATGTTCATAACGCATTTAACGATAAAATGATTGAGGAATTGAGTATGGTTTTTGATGAGATTGAAAAGTCAAATGAAGTAAGGGTGGTTATTTTATCTGGTGAAGGAAAATCGTTCTGTGCTGGCGCAGATTTGAACTGGATGAGGAGGGTAAAGGATTATTCTTACGAAGAGAATTTAAAAGAATCCCTTGCCCTTGCGGATATGCTTTACAAAATTTATTCCTGTTCAAAACCAACAATTGCAAAAGTCCAGGGATATGCAATTGGTGGTGGAACAGGTCTCGTCGCAGTCTGCGACATTGCGGTTGCAGCTACCGATGCCAAATTCAGTTTTAGCGAAGTAAAATTAGGATTGATCCCTGCCTGTATATCTCCATATGTAGTAAAGAAGTGTGGCGAAGGAAGGTGTAGAGAGTTCTTTTTAACCGGTGAGCGGATGTCCGCGGAAAAGGCTTTAAATGCCGGGCTTGTAAATATTATAGTCCCGCCAGATTGTCTTGATAAGGCAGTTGAAGGGCTTGTAAATCAATTGCTCTCAAGTGGACCCGAGGCAATAAAGAAATGCAAAGAACTTTTGAGAACGGTTCCACAGATGTCGGTGGATGAGTTCAAAAGATATACTGCCGAAGTGATTGCAAAAATGCGGATTTCTGATGAGGCACAGGAGGGGATGTCCGCATTTTTAGAAAAGAGAAAACCCAGATGGGTTTAA
- a CDS encoding biotin/lipoyl-containing protein has protein sequence MEIRLRYLDNVYTIELEKGDNFYNFVINGKAYKISDINALPNTLQFKLNNESFNIFVAEEKDRLYVAIDGEYYAFEIEKQEKVKGGVTAAEKSNAVVSPMPGLLVKVPVKVGDKVSAGTTLAIVEAMKMQNELRAPKDGVVKKINYKEGEQVDAFVPIVELEA, from the coding sequence ATGGAAATTAGATTAAGATATCTGGATAATGTCTATACTATAGAATTAGAAAAGGGCGATAATTTCTACAATTTTGTTATCAACGGCAAGGCATATAAAATTAGTGATATAAATGCCCTCCCAAATACTCTCCAGTTCAAACTTAATAATGAATCTTTCAATATTTTCGTTGCAGAAGAAAAAGATAGATTATATGTTGCAATAGATGGTGAATATTATGCGTTTGAAATAGAAAAACAGGAGAAGGTGAAGGGCGGAGTTACTGCTGCTGAAAAGTCTAACGCTGTTGTTTCGCCAATGCCGGGCTTACTGGTGAAAGTGCCGGTGAAAGTTGGTGACAAGGTGAGCGCGGGTACAACATTAGCAATCGTTGAGGCAATGAAGATGCAGAATGAATTGAGGGCTCCAAAAGATGGGGTAGTCAAAAAGATAAATTATAAAGAAGGTGAGCAGGTTGATGCGTTTGTGCCGATAGTGGAGTTAGAAGCCTAA